One Virgibacillus proomii DNA window includes the following coding sequences:
- a CDS encoding STAS domain-containing protein, whose translation MNLTIKITDEPNKSIVHLSGEIDAYTAPNLKETLIPLTQQKGRIVEVDLEKVSYMDSTGLGIFISALKSTKEHDSKLILVNIQERVLRLFKITGLDEIIDVNAAIRGGSE comes from the coding sequence ATGAATCTAACTATTAAAATCACAGATGAACCAAATAAGTCTATTGTCCACTTATCTGGAGAAATAGATGCATATACTGCCCCAAATTTGAAAGAAACGTTAATTCCCCTTACACAACAAAAAGGCAGGATAGTGGAGGTTGACTTAGAAAAGGTAAGCTATATGGATAGTACAGGTTTAGGTATTTTTATTAGTGCACTTAAATCAACAAAGGAGCATGATAGTAAGTTAATATTAGTAAATATACAGGAACGTGTACTGCGCTTGTTTAAAATTACAGGGTTAGATGAGATTATAGATGTAAATGCTGCGATTCGGGGTGGAAGTGAATAA
- a CDS encoding PP2C family protein-serine/threonine phosphatase, with amino-acid sequence MESILKLDAETYKLLMKRYIETRDERSLYEIEQASKSFIKNNILPDEIVNMHIQALEDLYPNLSEGIKYSMNFLLEAMIAYGIAHREYQQLREKQSELKSEISVAASMQETLLETKKPDIQGLDIGVISMSAHQMNGDYHHFVKGRDGSLGIAIADVIGKGIPAALCMSMIKYAMDSYPEDAMTPKAILVNMNRVVERNVDPSMFITMFYAQYLPFEHTLRYASAGHEPGFYYNAKRDIFTELKTKGLVLGVTPDTTYPQYELKIEQGDMVILLTDGVTECRDGERFIERQEVLDVIRKYIHLPAQQMVNQVFKYFERLQDFELRDDFTLLIIRREV; translated from the coding sequence ATGGAGAGTATACTGAAATTAGATGCAGAAACTTATAAATTATTAATGAAGCGTTATATTGAAACAAGAGATGAGCGCTCCCTTTATGAAATTGAACAAGCTAGTAAATCTTTTATAAAGAATAATATTTTGCCAGATGAAATCGTTAATATGCATATTCAGGCCCTCGAAGATTTATATCCTAATTTAAGTGAGGGTATTAAATATTCCATGAATTTTCTGTTAGAGGCGATGATTGCATATGGAATTGCTCATCGAGAGTATCAACAGCTTCGGGAAAAACAGTCAGAGTTAAAATCAGAAATATCGGTAGCGGCTAGTATGCAGGAAACGCTTTTAGAGACCAAAAAGCCAGATATTCAGGGGTTGGATATAGGTGTTATTAGTATGTCTGCTCATCAAATGAATGGAGACTATCATCATTTTGTAAAAGGTAGAGATGGATCATTAGGAATTGCTATAGCTGATGTTATAGGAAAAGGGATTCCCGCTGCGCTTTGCATGTCAATGATTAAGTATGCCATGGACAGTTACCCTGAAGATGCGATGACACCAAAAGCAATTCTTGTTAACATGAACCGAGTTGTTGAAAGAAATGTTGATCCCAGCATGTTTATTACAATGTTTTATGCACAATACCTTCCCTTTGAACATACACTCCGTTATGCCTCAGCAGGTCATGAACCTGGTTTTTATTACAATGCAAAGCGAGATATATTTACAGAACTAAAAACAAAAGGTCTTGTTTTAGGTGTAACTCCAGATACAACTTATCCACAATATGAACTTAAAATTGAACAAGGGGACATGGTTATTCTATTGACAGATGGAGTTACAGAGTGCAGAGATGGTGAACGATTTATTGAACGCCAAGAAGTGTTAGATGTGATTAGAAAGTATATTCATCTACCAGCTCAACAGATGGTTAATCAAGTTTTTAAATATTTTGAGCGTTTACAGGACTTTGAACTGCGAGATGATTTTACTTTACTAATTATAAGAAGAGAAGTTTAA
- a CDS encoding Tex family protein: MTNEINQDLTFWVANETKVKVPIVNKVIALLKDGNTVPFIARYRKEVTGGLDEVQIKLIQDKWNYVVNLSERKQEVLRSIEEQGKLTDELRQEILQAMQLQRVEDLYRPYKQKRRTRATIAKEKGLEPLAELVWQQEITKLNEEAVKYISEEHELHTVEDVLAGVNDIIAEWISEEPAYREYMRDETVKRGSIESEAKDVEKDEKQVYEMYYEFHEPIRSLVSHRILALNRGEKEGVLKVSIHPSTDRIVEFLNERIIKQSVSSDVKELLQHAIDDSYKRLIQPSIEREIRSSLTEKAEQQAIDVFSKNLKSLLLQPPLKGKTVLGVDPAFRTGCKLAVVDETGKVHHIGVMYPTAPKNDIAGAEKIVLELIQKYHIELIAIGNGTASRETEQFISDVINNNELAIPYIIVNEAGASVYSASKLAREEFPDLQVEERSAVSIARRVQDPLAELVKIDPKSIGVGQYQHDVSQKALNESLSFVVETAVNQVGVNVNTASSSLLQYVSGLSKTVANNIVKRREEEGKFTNRKQLKKIPRLGAKTYEQGIGFLRIMDGDNPLDRTPIHPESYANTEKLLYILGCEVEDIGSDKLQEAIRMIDKKEIVNQLKIGEPTLNDILEALMKPERDPRDDFPQPILKKNVLSLEDIKPGMELEGTVRNVVDFGVFVDVGVKQDGLVHISKMSHKFVKHPMDMVSVGDVITVWVDSIGANKGRIGLSMIKE; encoded by the coding sequence GTGACAAATGAAATAAATCAAGATTTAACTTTTTGGGTAGCGAATGAGACAAAAGTAAAAGTACCTATTGTAAATAAAGTGATTGCATTATTGAAAGATGGAAATACCGTTCCTTTTATTGCACGTTACCGTAAGGAAGTAACAGGTGGTCTGGATGAAGTACAAATTAAATTAATTCAAGATAAATGGAATTATGTCGTAAACCTATCTGAAAGAAAGCAAGAGGTTTTAAGAAGTATTGAAGAACAAGGAAAGTTGACAGACGAGCTAAGACAGGAAATTCTACAAGCTATGCAACTGCAACGGGTAGAGGATCTTTATCGTCCTTACAAGCAAAAACGCCGAACAAGAGCTACAATTGCAAAAGAGAAAGGATTAGAGCCATTAGCAGAGCTGGTTTGGCAACAGGAGATTACCAAGCTTAATGAGGAAGCGGTCAAATATATTTCAGAGGAGCATGAATTACATACTGTCGAAGATGTGTTAGCGGGGGTAAATGATATTATTGCAGAATGGATATCAGAAGAACCTGCATACCGAGAATATATGAGAGATGAAACGGTCAAGCGAGGATCGATTGAATCGGAAGCAAAAGATGTTGAAAAAGATGAAAAGCAAGTATATGAAATGTACTATGAGTTTCATGAACCCATTCGTTCCCTTGTTTCTCATCGAATTTTAGCACTTAACCGAGGTGAAAAGGAAGGGGTTTTAAAAGTCTCCATTCATCCATCAACAGACAGAATTGTTGAATTTTTAAACGAGCGAATCATTAAACAGTCTGTAAGTAGTGACGTCAAAGAACTGCTACAACATGCGATTGATGATAGTTATAAGCGTTTAATCCAGCCTTCTATCGAAAGAGAGATACGCAGCAGCCTAACAGAAAAGGCAGAACAACAGGCGATCGATGTGTTTTCTAAAAACTTAAAAAGCTTATTATTACAACCGCCTTTAAAAGGGAAAACCGTACTTGGTGTTGACCCCGCTTTTCGTACTGGATGTAAGCTGGCAGTAGTTGATGAAACAGGAAAAGTTCATCATATCGGTGTGATGTATCCTACTGCACCGAAAAATGATATAGCGGGGGCTGAGAAAATTGTTTTGGAGCTTATCCAAAAATATCATATTGAATTAATTGCAATTGGTAACGGCACAGCTTCAAGGGAAACGGAACAGTTTATCTCAGATGTAATTAATAACAATGAGTTAGCTATTCCATATATTATTGTAAATGAAGCAGGGGCTAGTGTATATTCAGCATCAAAGCTTGCTAGAGAAGAATTTCCCGATTTACAGGTTGAAGAGAGAAGTGCTGTATCCATAGCACGACGTGTTCAAGATCCATTAGCTGAATTGGTAAAAATTGATCCAAAATCGATTGGAGTAGGTCAATACCAACATGATGTCAGTCAAAAAGCATTGAATGAATCACTTTCTTTTGTTGTCGAAACAGCCGTAAACCAAGTAGGAGTAAATGTGAATACGGCTTCTTCATCGTTATTACAATACGTGTCCGGACTTAGTAAAACAGTTGCTAATAACATTGTTAAGCGTCGTGAAGAAGAAGGGAAATTTACGAATCGTAAGCAATTGAAAAAGATTCCTCGTTTGGGGGCAAAAACATATGAGCAAGGAATTGGTTTTTTGCGTATTATGGATGGAGATAATCCCCTCGATCGTACACCAATTCACCCTGAAAGCTATGCCAATACCGAAAAATTACTTTATATTTTAGGTTGTGAAGTAGAAGATATTGGTTCAGACAAGCTGCAAGAAGCAATTCGGATGATTGATAAAAAAGAAATTGTGAACCAGCTCAAAATTGGCGAACCTACGCTTAATGATATTCTAGAAGCATTAATGAAACCAGAGCGAGATCCTCGGGATGATTTTCCACAACCGATTTTAAAGAAAAATGTATTATCTCTTGAAGATATAAAACCTGGTATGGAACTGGAGGGGACAGTAAGAAATGTTGTCGATTTTGGGGTTTTCGTTGATGTTGGTGTAAAACAAGATGGTCTTGTTCATATATCAAAGATGTCGCATAAGTTTGTAAAGCATCCAATGGATATGGTATCCGTCGGGGATGTAATCACAGTTTGGGTAGATAGTATTGGTGCAAATAAGGGTAGAATAGGTTTATCCATGATTAAAGAATAA
- the rsbW gene encoding anti-sigma B factor RsbW: MEKFDFIELKVPAKAEYIGVVRLSISGIANRMGFSYEDIEDLKVAISEAITNTVNHAYHDGEGEVTIGFGVYDDRLEIMVADRGDSFSLNEIKDSIGPYNETESIEDLREGGFGLFLINALMDKVQINNSYGVIVLMTKYINETEVGFDDDQISTTQ; the protein is encoded by the coding sequence ATGGAAAAATTTGATTTTATTGAATTGAAGGTTCCAGCAAAGGCGGAGTATATTGGTGTTGTGAGGTTAAGTATTTCCGGAATAGCCAATCGTATGGGCTTTTCTTATGAGGATATTGAAGATTTAAAAGTAGCCATTTCTGAAGCAATTACGAATACCGTCAATCATGCTTATCATGATGGTGAAGGTGAAGTTACGATCGGTTTTGGTGTCTACGATGATCGCTTAGAAATTATGGTGGCAGATCGTGGTGACAGTTTCAGTCTAAATGAAATAAAGGATAGTATTGGCCCATATAACGAAACGGAATCAATTGAAGATTTACGAGAAGGAGGGTTTGGTCTGTTCTTAATTAATGCATTAATGGATAAAGTTCAAATCAATAATAGTTATGGTGTCATTGTACTAATGACGAAGTATATAAATGAAACTGAGGTGGGCTTTGATGACGACCAAATCTCAACCACACAATAA
- a CDS encoding SprT family protein produces MYQLTDKEVYDLVNTLSLRYFHKPFLHEVKFNHRLRTTGGRYIPAKKLIELNPKYLEKEDEFIGIIKHELCHYHLHIEGKGYKHGDQDFKRLLRATNSPRHCKPLPSQQKCKYIYKCEVCGQEFRRMRRMNTNKYRCGRCKGKIELQQS; encoded by the coding sequence ATGTATCAACTAACTGATAAAGAAGTATATGATTTAGTGAATACGTTGTCACTCCGTTATTTTCATAAACCTTTTTTACATGAAGTGAAATTCAATCATCGACTGCGTACAACGGGGGGAAGATATATTCCGGCAAAAAAGCTGATTGAATTAAATCCAAAGTATTTAGAAAAAGAAGATGAATTTATTGGTATTATTAAACATGAGCTTTGTCATTACCATCTGCATATTGAAGGAAAAGGTTACAAACATGGAGATCAGGATTTCAAGAGGCTTCTACGTGCAACGAATTCACCAAGACACTGTAAACCCCTTCCTTCACAACAAAAATGTAAATATATTTATAAATGTGAAGTTTGCGGTCAGGAATTCAGGCGGATGAGAAGAATGAATACGAATAAATACAGATGTGGCAGATGTAAAGGAAAAATAGAATTACAACAAAGTTAA
- a CDS encoding type II toxin-antitoxin system PemK/MazF family toxin, translating into MIVQRGEVYFADLSPVVGSEQGGVRPVLILQNDIGNRFSPTVIVAAITAQIQKAKLPTHVEIDAKRYGFDRDSVILLEQIRTLDKQRLTDRITKLDKEMMSKINQALEISLGLKDMYGQ; encoded by the coding sequence TTGATCGTGCAAAGAGGCGAAGTATATTTCGCTGACCTTTCCCCTGTTGTCGGGTCAGAACAGGGAGGCGTCCGCCCGGTATTGATCCTGCAAAATGATATCGGGAATCGTTTCAGTCCTACCGTTATTGTTGCTGCTATTACAGCGCAAATTCAAAAAGCCAAGCTCCCAACACATGTGGAGATTGATGCAAAACGATATGGGTTTGATCGTGATTCCGTTATTTTGCTAGAGCAGATTAGAACACTTGATAAACAAAGGCTAACAGATAGAATAACAAAATTGGATAAAGAAATGATGTCTAAGATCAATCAGGCATTGGAAATCAGTTTAGGACTGAAGGATATGTATGGTCAATAA
- a CDS encoding catalase, with protein sequence MPNNRLTTAAGAPVSDNQNSITAGHHGPTLLQDFHLLEKLAHFNRERIPERIVHAKGAGAHGYFEVTNDEISNYTKADFLSEIGKRTEVFARFSTVAGELGSADTVRDPRGFAIKFYTNEGNYDLVGNNTPIFFIRDAIKFPDFIHTQKRNPKTHLKDKDMVWDFWSLSPESLHQITYLHGDRGIPATLRHMNGYGSHTFKWVNQEGEAFWIKYHFISEQGVKGLAAELAEKIAGENPDYHIEDLYNAIENGDYPAWKLYVQIMPYEDAKTYKWDPFDVTKVWSKKDYPRIEVGRMVLNRNPENYFAEVEQAAFSPGQFVPGIEASPDKMLQGRLFAYSDAHRYRLGVNHHQIPVNKPKVEVNNYQRDGFMTVNGNGGGKPNYEPNSFHGPVEDPSTKIKPFEVYGEADSVPYDSDDHYTQAGDLYRLMSSDEKDRLIKAFVDHMKPVTKDEIKLRQISHFYKADSEWGERIAQGLGLQVPESVK encoded by the coding sequence TTGCCTAATAATAGATTAACAACAGCTGCTGGAGCTCCGGTTAGCGATAACCAAAATTCAATCACTGCTGGTCATCACGGACCAACACTACTTCAAGATTTCCACTTGCTGGAAAAGTTAGCTCACTTTAATAGAGAACGTATTCCTGAACGAATCGTTCATGCAAAGGGAGCAGGTGCTCATGGATACTTTGAAGTAACTAATGATGAAATTTCTAACTATACAAAAGCAGATTTTCTTAGTGAAATTGGAAAGCGTACAGAAGTATTTGCTCGTTTTTCAACTGTTGCCGGAGAGTTAGGTTCTGCTGACACCGTACGAGACCCACGTGGTTTCGCCATTAAATTCTATACAAACGAAGGTAATTATGATCTAGTTGGAAATAATACACCAATATTCTTTATCCGTGATGCTATTAAATTCCCTGACTTTATTCATACTCAAAAACGTAATCCAAAAACCCATTTGAAGGACAAAGACATGGTATGGGATTTCTGGTCACTATCACCGGAATCACTCCATCAAATAACCTATCTTCATGGAGACCGCGGTATTCCCGCTACTCTCCGTCATATGAATGGATATGGAAGTCATACATTTAAATGGGTTAATCAAGAGGGGGAAGCATTCTGGATTAAGTATCACTTCATCAGCGAGCAAGGAGTAAAAGGCTTAGCTGCAGAGCTTGCTGAGAAAATTGCCGGAGAAAATCCTGATTATCACATAGAAGATTTATATAATGCAATTGAAAATGGCGATTATCCAGCTTGGAAGCTATATGTACAAATTATGCCTTATGAAGATGCAAAAACATATAAATGGGATCCGTTTGATGTAACAAAGGTTTGGTCTAAGAAAGACTACCCGCGCATTGAAGTTGGTCGAATGGTATTGAATAGAAACCCAGAGAATTACTTTGCGGAAGTAGAACAAGCTGCGTTCTCACCTGGCCAATTTGTACCCGGTATTGAGGCATCACCGGACAAAATGCTTCAGGGGCGTTTATTTGCATATTCTGATGCCCATCGCTATCGTCTCGGAGTAAACCATCACCAAATTCCTGTAAATAAACCAAAAGTAGAAGTAAATAATTATCAGCGTGATGGATTTATGACTGTTAATGGAAATGGTGGAGGTAAGCCAAACTATGAACCAAATAGCTTTCATGGTCCTGTTGAAGACCCCTCAACAAAAATAAAACCATTTGAAGTTTATGGCGAAGCAGATAGTGTTCCTTATGACAGTGATGATCATTACACTCAAGCTGGTGACTTATATCGTTTAATGTCCTCCGATGAAAAAGATAGATTAATTAAAGCATTTGTCGACCATATGAAGCCGGTAACCAAAGACGAAATTAAGCTCCGTCAAATCAGTCACTTCTATAAAGCTGACTCTGAATGGGGCGAGCGAATTGCACAAGGACTCGGTCTTCAAGTTCCTGAAAGTGTAAAGTAA
- a CDS encoding RsbT co-antagonist protein RsbRA gives MDEKFKKIAIDNSDAIVQMWLEEINSLKSDNYTASISEELFDSTNREFVNVIFTSIKNAGFSKAVENFSEKIINLGWPLSYITDGLQVFRRVTIDYILSQTEQIGSTFISNVLESVDNWVEPLIRQLVNEYSGSWENTVSLQRVALQELSAPLIPVMDGITIMPLIGTIDTERAKLIMENLLDGAIKHNSEVVLMDITGVPVVDTMVAHHIIQAAEAVRLIGATCILVGIRPEIAQTIVNLGIDLSKFPTKSSLKKGFERALEITNRQVVDIESKEDSIEQLIQSLKGE, from the coding sequence ATGGACGAGAAGTTTAAAAAGATTGCAATCGATAATAGTGATGCCATTGTACAAATGTGGCTGGAAGAAATAAATTCATTAAAAAGTGATAATTATACAGCTAGTATTTCTGAAGAACTATTTGATAGTACTAATAGGGAATTTGTGAATGTGATATTTACAAGCATAAAAAATGCTGGTTTTTCAAAAGCAGTTGAGAACTTTTCTGAAAAGATTATTAATCTTGGATGGCCATTAAGTTATATTACCGACGGCTTACAAGTGTTTCGTAGAGTTACAATTGATTATATTTTAAGTCAAACAGAGCAAATAGGTTCTACATTTATTTCCAATGTATTAGAAAGTGTAGATAATTGGGTTGAACCTCTAATTCGGCAGCTCGTTAATGAATACTCAGGGAGTTGGGAGAACACGGTGTCGTTACAAAGGGTAGCTCTTCAAGAGTTATCAGCTCCGTTAATTCCTGTGATGGACGGTATTACAATTATGCCTTTAATTGGAACGATCGATACGGAACGGGCAAAATTAATTATGGAAAACCTGCTTGATGGCGCGATTAAACATAATTCGGAAGTTGTTTTAATGGATATAACGGGTGTTCCAGTTGTTGATACAATGGTTGCTCATCATATTATTCAAGCGGCAGAAGCAGTACGCTTAATCGGTGCAACATGTATCCTTGTAGGAATCCGTCCGGAAATTGCTCAAACCATTGTTAATTTAGGGATCGATTTAAGTAAATTCCCAACGAAAAGTTCTTTAAAGAAAGGGTTTGAAAGAGCTCTTGAAATAACGAATCGTCAAGTTGTCGATATTGAAAGTAAAGAGGATAGTATTGAGCAATTAATTCAATCATTGAAGGGAGAGTGA
- a CDS encoding SpoIIE family protein phosphatase, with product MKHVDVSVFQQAKVGNYHCGDSYFYKETEREFVCAIADGLGSGEFAKESSQIVIDIIKENMNTNIETIIKKCNEQLHGKRGVVVGILKIDFQTAMYSFSSIGNIGILIITENQKKKRNIPNAGYLAGYHCSFKVIREKLQPNMMFLMFSDGVTDKDLSQKYLTTKNAQEITHIFKHINDSPRHDDTTLIAMHYKRAD from the coding sequence ATGAAACATGTAGATGTGTCTGTCTTTCAACAAGCGAAGGTCGGTAACTATCATTGTGGAGACAGTTATTTTTATAAAGAAACAGAGCGTGAATTTGTTTGTGCCATTGCGGACGGATTAGGAAGTGGTGAGTTTGCCAAGGAATCCTCACAAATTGTTATTGATATTATTAAAGAAAACATGAATACTAATATTGAAACGATTATAAAAAAATGCAATGAACAATTACATGGAAAACGTGGTGTTGTTGTTGGTATTCTCAAAATTGATTTCCAAACAGCAATGTATTCCTTTTCTTCCATAGGCAATATAGGTATTTTAATCATTACGGAAAACCAGAAGAAAAAGCGTAATATTCCCAATGCCGGCTATTTAGCTGGATACCATTGTTCGTTTAAAGTTATTCGAGAAAAGCTACAGCCAAACATGATGTTTTTAATGTTTTCTGATGGTGTAACGGATAAAGATTTGTCACAAAAGTATTTAACGACCAAAAATGCTCAGGAGATTACGCATATATTCAAGCATATAAACGATTCCCCTAGACATGATGATACTACTTTAATAGCTATGCACTATAAAAGAGCTGACTAA
- a CDS encoding anti-sigma regulatory factor, with product MQPQSCVNIKKEWDIVGARQLGRDIAKKLGFGTVDQARIATTISELARNIYLYADHGQICFEVIHTVEHKGICIIAIDVGPGIVDIGQALEDGYSTSGGLGAGLPGVKRLMDEFDIRTEVGKGTRVKVIKWLR from the coding sequence ATGCAACCTCAATCTTGTGTGAATATAAAAAAAGAATGGGATATAGTAGGTGCAAGACAGTTAGGTAGAGATATTGCGAAGAAATTAGGTTTTGGAACCGTCGACCAAGCACGTATTGCAACAACGATATCGGAGCTGGCAAGAAATATTTATCTATATGCAGATCACGGCCAAATATGTTTTGAAGTGATCCATACAGTCGAGCATAAAGGAATCTGCATTATTGCCATTGATGTAGGCCCCGGGATTGTGGATATCGGACAAGCGTTAGAAGATGGCTATTCAACCTCCGGAGGTTTGGGAGCTGGATTGCCAGGTGTCAAAAGGTTAATGGATGAATTTGACATCCGAACAGAGGTCGGTAAGGGAACGCGAGTGAAAGTAATTAAATGGTTAAGGTAG
- the sigB gene encoding RNA polymerase sigma factor SigB, with product MTTKSQPHNNGRDEVYQLIESLQKEPTNEQLQEKFVLIYKDLVESIARKYSKNSAIHEDLVQVGMIGLLAAVRRYDSTFGKSFESFAIPTIIGEIKRFIRDKTWSVHVPRRIKELGPKIKKAVDILTAQNQKSPSIKELADYLEVSEEEILETMEMGKSYKALSVDRKIEADSDGSTVAILDLVGNEERGYDHVDQKMLLEKIFPILSEREQQILHYTYFENKSQKETGELLGISQMHVSRLQRRSLRKLREAIQMESTEVFD from the coding sequence ATGACGACCAAATCTCAACCACACAATAACGGAAGGGATGAGGTTTACCAATTAATTGAATCATTGCAAAAGGAGCCCACGAATGAGCAATTACAAGAGAAATTTGTTCTGATATATAAGGATCTTGTCGAATCAATCGCTCGTAAGTATTCAAAAAATAGTGCTATTCATGAAGATCTTGTCCAAGTGGGAATGATCGGACTATTAGCTGCAGTACGCCGATATGATTCAACATTCGGTAAATCTTTTGAATCTTTTGCAATACCTACAATTATTGGAGAAATAAAACGCTTTATCCGTGATAAAACATGGAGTGTACATGTTCCAAGGCGAATAAAGGAATTAGGACCAAAAATAAAAAAAGCAGTAGATATATTAACGGCACAAAACCAAAAATCACCATCCATTAAAGAATTAGCAGACTATCTAGAAGTGTCAGAGGAAGAAATATTAGAAACAATGGAGATGGGAAAAAGCTACAAAGCACTTTCGGTTGATCGAAAAATTGAAGCAGATTCAGATGGGAGTACCGTTGCTATTTTGGATTTAGTAGGAAATGAAGAACGTGGGTACGATCATGTCGATCAAAAGATGCTGCTAGAAAAAATATTTCCAATTTTATCTGAAAGAGAACAACAAATTTTACATTATACTTATTTTGAAAATAAGAGCCAAAAGGAAACAGGGGAACTGTTAGGGATTTCACAGATGCATGTTTCAAGACTTCAACGCCGCTCATTACGGAAGCTAAGAGAAGCTATTCAGATGGAAAGCACGGAGGTCTTTGATTAG
- a CDS encoding STAS domain-containing protein: MRIPILKLHNYLLISIQTEIDDQTAIQFQEDLLDKIHKNGSTGVVIDLTSVDIIDSFIAKVLGDVVTMSDLMGAKVVLTGIQPAVAVTLLDLGIHLKNVSTALNLEQGLIKLYQELGE; this comes from the coding sequence ATGCGAATACCCATATTAAAGCTACATAATTATTTATTAATCTCCATACAGACAGAGATTGATGATCAAACAGCTATCCAATTTCAAGAGGATTTATTAGATAAGATTCATAAGAACGGCTCAACTGGAGTGGTTATTGATTTAACATCGGTTGATATTATTGATTCATTTATTGCCAAAGTGCTTGGTGATGTTGTTACAATGTCAGATTTAATGGGGGCGAAGGTAGTTTTAACAGGTATTCAGCCTGCAGTTGCTGTAACTTTATTAGATTTAGGAATTCATTTAAAAAATGTGTCAACTGCATTAAATTTAGAGCAAGGCCTTATTAAACTCTACCAGGAATTGGGGGAATAG
- a CDS encoding CopG family ribbon-helix-helix protein, producing MSESLQEVLVKIPKNLLNEVDGLVKYENSDLSDFICQATRNYLQQKRDEHFRRFRETMEKGYAEMGRINLTIASEAFQAEEEAKNTLERSVIGV from the coding sequence TTGTCAGAAAGCTTACAAGAAGTTTTAGTTAAAATACCGAAAAACCTGTTAAATGAGGTGGATGGTCTGGTGAAATATGAGAACAGTGATTTGAGTGATTTCATTTGTCAGGCAACAAGAAACTATCTTCAGCAAAAACGAGATGAGCATTTTCGACGATTTCGTGAAACCATGGAAAAGGGTTATGCAGAAATGGGCCGCATTAATTTGACAATTGCTTCAGAAGCTTTCCAAGCTGAAGAGGAGGCAAAAAACACCTTGGAACGTTCTGTGATCGGGGTGTAA